One window from the genome of Ciconia boyciana chromosome 8, ASM3463844v1, whole genome shotgun sequence encodes:
- the NANOS1 gene encoding nanos homolog 1 yields the protein MEAFPGGKLEQHRHLPPVECLPGGCYGGRSHSACGNVFNSWNDYLGLATLITKAVRPGKGFGAEPPSVVVAAAVPPAEEEEEEEEEEEEEAAGPYFEGALDLHDLDLCGHHHHHHHHHHGEALLEERFADFSPFPGRGGPAAVVFDCSGEHPGREGSPHAWGGVVVAGRLPAHPRAASRLLKPELQVCVFCRNNKEAVALYTTHILKGPDGRVLCPVLRRYTCPLCGASGDNAHTIKYCPLSKMQAAKQLKHARTALGKKGR from the coding sequence ATGGAGGCTTTTCCCGGCGGCAAGCTGGAGCAGCACCGGCACCTCCCGCCCGTGGAGTGCCTGCCGGGCGGCTGCTACGGCGGCCGGAGTCACAGCGCCTGCGGGAACGTCTTCAACTCCTGGAACGACTACCTGGGGCTGGCCACGCTCATCACCAAGGCCGTGCGCCCCGGCAAGGGCTTCGGCGCCGAGCCCCCCTCGGTGGTAGTGGCGGCGGCCGTGCCGCcggccgaggaggaggaggaggaagaggaggaggaggaggaggaggcggcggggccgtaCTTCGAGGGCGCGCTGGACTTGCACGACCTGGACCTGTGCGGgcatcaccaccaccatcaccaccaccaccacggcGAGGCCCTGCTGGAGGAGCGCTTCGCCGACTTCAGCCCCTTCCCCgggcgcggcggccccgccgccgtgGTCTTCGATTGCTCGGGGGAGCACCCGGGCCGGGAGGGCTCGCCCCACGCCTGGGGCGGCGTGGTGGTGGCGGGGCGGCTGCCGGCCCACCCGCGGGCCGCCTCCCGCCTGCTCAAGCCCGAGCTGCAGGTCTGCGTCTTCTGCCGGAACAACAAGGAGGCCGTGGCCCTCTACACCACCCACATCCTCAAGGGACCCGACGGCCGCGTCCTCTGCCCGGTGCTGCGGCGCTACACCTGCCCCCTCTGCGGCGCCAGCGGCGACAATGCCCACACCATCAAGTACTGCCCCCTCTCCAAAATGCAGGCGGCCAAACAGCTCAAACACGCCCGGACCGCCCTGGGGAAGAAGGGCCGTTAG